In Bacteroidota bacterium, one genomic interval encodes:
- a CDS encoding type II toxin-antitoxin system RelE/ParE family toxin, which translates to MKLIIREKAVDDIHLAAEWYRSISIDLKDSFLNELKISLDRIEKNPAIGHAYSTKARIIWMDRFPYSIVYKLLNDKKFIAVVGVFHNRKHPNSKLSRI; encoded by the coding sequence ATGAAGTTAATAATTCGGGAAAAGGCTGTTGACGACATACATTTGGCTGCAGAATGGTATCGGTCAATTTCTATAGATCTAAAAGATAGTTTTCTTAATGAATTGAAAATTTCATTAGACAGAATCGAAAAGAATCCGGCTATTGGTCATGCTTATTCAACTAAAGCAAGAATTATCTGGATGGATCGTTTCCCTTACTCAATAGTTTATAAACTACTAAACGATAAAAAGTTTATAGCAGTAGTTGGCGTTTTTCATAACCGAAAACATCCGAATTCAAAACTTTCAAGAATATAA